GTGGTTCCACTGGAGCAGAGGAAAGCTGGGAGGGCCTGGATCTCAAGAGAGCCCTGTGGGATCCACAGCCCAGCTGCGGCAGCCCTCCTTTCTGGGGCAAAGAGGAATCCATAAATACGCCCGAGAGGAGAGTCTCTGGGCAGAGGCAGACAGGGCTTGGCCTCAGGGTGGGCTGAAGAGAAGCCAAGGCACCTGTGGAGCAGCAGGCGGGTAGGTTGGGCTGCTTTGCGCAGGAAGCGGCTGCAGGAGCTGAGACCAGGCCAGGATGAGGGAGccacccagccctcctgccctctCAGGCTGCcacctctccccctgcccccttctctttctcctcctttctctgaCTTGTTTTCCTGACATCTTCCAAAGATGGGAAACAGTTTCTTTCCAATGTGTGTCACCGTCCTGCTCATTGTAGGTTCAGGAAATTCCCTGACATCTCCTCCAGGGGAAGTCCTAACTTTAGCCCGCTAGCCCATGAGCAAAAGCCAAGAGCAAGCGAAGCCCAGCCCATCCTTCCTTCTCCGTTCCCAGTGAAGAGGGTCTCTTTTCCATTCCTGGCACCAGGATTCTTTTGACCCACAGATGCTGGATACGTGCAGTGGAAAGGCTCTGCGGCTGCCCTGTAGCCGCTCCCCAGTTCAGGTCCCACTCCTGCACATTTAGAGGCATGGGCAcattttctctgcccccccctttaGCCGAGCAGCTCAGCCAGTTCCTTCTCCGTTTGCACACTGATCTCCTCCTCCAGGCTGCCTCGTTCTCCCAAACTGTTCCCCTGAGGCATTTGCTTTCTTAGAGCAGGGGACTAAACCCTGGCACCGCTCtttatgtgtgagtgtgtgcagaACTAAGAGGCAGCCTGCCCGGTCTCCTTGGTGCTACTGGAAGGGGCTCGAGTGCTGGGAACGAGTGGCGCCCTGGGCTGGGCTTCCGTTCCTGGTTCTCCGTCAGATAAATGGgtgattggggtgtgtgtgtgtgcaaggggggggggagccagtccACAGAGTCCGGCCTGCATGAATCAGAATGagaggcagaggaggggggagacgACGTAGAAGGGGCGCAGGGCAGGACCAGGGgcagaggggaggcggcccaagTCCTTGCTGAAGCTGAACTCAGGCCAGTGACTCTACAGGGGCCTCAGAGGCTGACTCCGAGATTGAGGCCAAACTACCCAGGCAGGGCGGCTGATTCTGCATGCAGAGAACCTGAGCCCAGAAGTTTCAAAGCGGACCGTTCCTCTGGATGCTTTTATTGCAGATTTGCTTTGCGGTGCCTCGCCAAAGCCAGACCCCAGGGAAGCATCGCCATGCCTGCCAACCACTCGGTCTTCAGCCCTCCGGCGTTCCTCCTGACAGGCTTTCCGGGGCTGGAACATTTCCACGTCTGGATCTCCATCCCCATCTGCTCCATGTACTTCGTGGCCATCGCTGGGAACTGCACCATCCTCTTCATCATCAGGACGGACCAAACCCTCCACGAGCCCATGTACTACTTCCTGTCCATGCTGGCGCTCTCAGACCTGGGCTTGTCTTCTGCCACTTTGCCCACCGTGCTGAGCGTCCTCTGGTTCAACCACCGCGTGATCCACTTCGATGCCTGCCTGACCCAGATGTACCTCATCCACACCTTCTCCATTGTTGAGTCTGGCATTCTACTCTCCATGGCCTTTGATCGCTTGGTGGCCATCCGCAACCCACTGAGATACACGATGATTTTGACAAATGACGCCATTGTCAAGATTGGGCTGGGGGTCGCCCTCCGAGCTGCCTTCCTCGTCTTCCCCGCTTCCTTCCTCTTAAAGAGACTGCAGTATCGTAAAGAGAACCTCTTGTCATATTCCTTCTGCGTTCACCCAGATATCATGAAAGCTGCATGTTCAGACAGAAGAATCAGCAGCATTTATGGCTTGCTGGTGATGCTCTCCTCCACAGGTGTGGATTCTCTGTTGCTCGTCCTGTCGTACATCATGATCCTGAGAACTGTCCTGGGTGTTGCTTCCAAGGAGGAACGTTTCAAGGCCCTGAACACCTGCATCTCCCACATCTGTGCCGTCCTCACCTTCTACATCCCCATGCTTGGCCTCACGATGATCCACCGATATGGGAAGAACGCTCCCCCCATCGCTTACATCCTCATAGCCAATGTCTACCTGTTGGTGCCCCCTCTGGTGAACCCAATTGTGTATAGTGTGAAGACGAAGCAGATCCGTGCACGCATAATTGGGAAGTTCCGGAGGGAGTAGACCATGGTTAGAGCTTCCCAGTGACAGACTCTCAGCAGTTAACGCCATGAGCGCGATGCGTTCTGTGAGCTGCATTTCAGTCCCTTAACACACCGGAGACATTCTTGGAACCAAAGTCTGTAAAGGTGGGAGATGGATTTCTTTTGTAAATATTGTCAGACGAGAAggcgtggggaggggggaaagttccTCTGAAACATCTCGGGCAGTTTGGGGAGGTCGGGCTTCTCAGTATCTGAAGTCAAAGCTTGAAGGATTTGCAGCAATACAGCTAGGAATGTGGTTTTATCAGGGAGAGAGCAGCCGGGTGGAATTAAATCCGAACATGTGGACGTGTCTTCAGTGGGAAACAAAGCTTGGCGGGTATTGCCCTGCTCACTCTCCGCCAGGGGGGTTGGGCTTGTTTTAGATTGCTCAGACCAGCTTCTCTGTTACTTACGTGACTGCCCACCGAGTGACCACCTTTTGGAGCTGGAAAGCGATAAGGAAAAGGGACTGGAGTTCTGCCTATCTGTTCAGTATCAATAGAAGATGTCAGATCTTTTTCTTTACCATACCGTGGCCAGACTAGTTAATTTACTGAAACTGTTGCACCACCCAGAACCTCCAATCTGGGTAAATATATTCAAACCACTCCTAAAACAATTTACAATTAGCAATGTAATCTGGAAGAGACCAAAGGACCGTCCCAAAACAATCCGACATAACATCTATTTAACCTCTTTGCTGAAAATATGTTACACCAGTTTGATGAGGACGTTAtccaagcttttgagaatctgcACATTGGCAGCCATGTGGATGTGAACATCTCCTGTGTGTCATGCTTTTGCCCCAGCCTTAATCAGAGTGAAGAGCAGAAGAGGAGTTAGTTTGTcacaataaaacattttattttttacccTGAATGGTCATAATTGTGTTAAGCGGGGTGGAGGTGGAGATGTCGGGGGAGGAGGCGATATTAAAGAATATATATTATACACCTGGAGAAACAGGTAGGTTTGGTGGGGTGACCCCTCTCTTCCACGCGGCCAAAAAGCAATCTAAAACTCTAACTCGAAATAATGTTGCTGCCTGGCTTTCAGAGCAAGATGCTTACACATTGCACAAGCAGGCCAGGGTTCATTTTAAGAGAAACAAGACCATAGTTTCTGGTCTGGATGCCCAATGGCAGGCTGATTTAGTGGATATGCAGCAGTTTTCCAAACACAATGAGGGGTACAAGTACATTTTAACAGTGGTGGACATCCTGTCTAAATATGCCTGGGCTTCAGTCCTAAAAGACAAAACAGGGGAGGGGGTGTCAAAAGCCTTTAATGATATTTTCAGGCGAGGTAGAAAGCCCGCCAAGCTTCAGACTGATCGTGGCAAAGAGTTTTTAAACAAGTCTGTAAGCAGTGTGTTAAAGAAGCACGGAGTTCACCACTTTGTCACCAACAGTGAAGTCAAAGCAGCCATTGTGGAGCGCTTCAAccgaactttaaaaacaaaaatgtggaGGTATTTTACAGCCAACAATACATTCAGGTATATTGACGTGTTACCTCTGCTCATAAAAACGTATAATCACAGCTTTCACAGGACAATTAGGGCCCGGCCTGCAGATGTAAATTCGGCCAATGCTCAGATGGTCTGGAGAATGGTTTATGGAGACTGTTTTGtgacaaaagaaaaggaaggggagaatCCTC
The DNA window shown above is from Eublepharis macularius isolate TG4126 chromosome 3, MPM_Emac_v1.0, whole genome shotgun sequence and carries:
- the LOC129325876 gene encoding olfactory receptor 51G2-like, whose protein sequence is MPANHSVFSPPAFLLTGFPGLEHFHVWISIPICSMYFVAIAGNCTILFIIRTDQTLHEPMYYFLSMLALSDLGLSSATLPTVLSVLWFNHRVIHFDACLTQMYLIHTFSIVESGILLSMAFDRLVAIRNPLRYTMILTNDAIVKIGLGVALRAAFLVFPASFLLKRLQYRKENLLSYSFCVHPDIMKAACSDRRISSIYGLLVMLSSTGVDSLLLVLSYIMILRTVLGVASKEERFKALNTCISHICAVLTFYIPMLGLTMIHRYGKNAPPIAYILIANVYLLVPPLVNPIVYSVKTKQIRARIIGKFRRE